The nucleotide sequence ATTTCTTCACTACGTTAATGTAAGCCTACAGTGTTTAATAACGTGCGAGGGATGATCACGATGACGGTTAGTTTTGTCTCTTGAGACATGGTGGCGAAAGGCCGACGGACTGGCTTTTCAACGACTTTTCAGCAATGTTTTTATGCATCACCTGCCACTCCTCTCGTTTCTGTGTAAGTGTCGTTGTTGTTGGTGTGTTTTTCTGTTCGAATACTCGATGATACTCGTCGTCTTGCAAACGAAAgtcgttaattttttcaaactccCTTGCCTCGCTCTCCGCTCCAGCTCGTTTTCATCTTCATCGAAACGACGAGCTTCTCCGACTGAGCTGCGTTGCACTGGTTGAAAGAGGGATCATTCAAACGTTATCCCGCGTTGCGGCTCTGATGAGTCCCTTTTCAGCCGGATATCGCAGTCTTCTTCCGCTAGAGGATTTCGCGGAGGGTCGCGCGCGTTGCTCCCTCGCTCGCCGTTGAATGCTCTGCGGGACTTTCGCGAGAGGAAAACCGAATAGATCGTCGCGAATCGTATCGCCGGTGCAGATTCACTTTCACTGCAACTATATACTCAACTATATAGCTTTTAATGtaaaaactatatatatatatatatatatatatatagatataactTTCTACATACTTATTCGTTTCGAGCACGATTCATTACTGGACAACTACATAGTTTTTAACATAAAAACTATATGTTCAACTATATAGTCGGTTCTCGGCAACAAAAACTGCACAGTTCGCGCATACGCATCACTACGTGTACTACGTAATCCTTTCCGAGGCTACATATCCATCATCAGCTATACATATGCGTATGTATACACATGCATCCTATACCCGAACCGCACAGTTTTTCAATGATAAACCACACAGAAGCCCACGATCCCCACTCTTTCCGCGCACAGCATTCAACGGTCGTCGACGTTCCAATACAGGTGGCGCCCTCACCCTCTCGCCCCTTCTTCCTTCGCTTCGTTATGTTCTGTACCCTGACAGCGACAACACGTCTGTGCGTTCATCGTTTGCGTGTGTGTTGTGTATTAATTTTGTGTGTTCATCATCACGAGGAGGAGATAGCGGCGGTTTTACGCTGCTGCATCATTCTGGCGCGCTGAAGTCTACGGTAGCGGGCTAGTCGGTGGTTGATGCTGCTGCTAGTCGCCGTGGTTGCCAGCTGCTTGGTTCGGCTTTCGCCTGGCCATCCTCAGGACCTGATGCCTTGGACGAACTGATTGAACACCTCGATTATGTACTCGAGGCCGTTCATGTAGTCGCGGAATATCAGCCAGTCGCGCAGGTTGCGATAGGTGGCGCTGACCGACATGTCGCGGTACTCGCGTGACATGATGTCGCGGGAAACGTCCGGCCGTGGCACTACTCCGCGCTCCGCCAGCGCCATCTGCAGCTCGCACAGCACCTGTGAGCATGGCAACAgagaaaaaagattttattattGCATTATTCCGGAAGAGCTGGTGTATTATCGTCGAGTACAATCTAATTGCGCGATCTCTATAAGTGGCTGACTCGGAATGCCGTCCGGCGCTTCCGACGGACGATCGATTTCGTTACCGATCGATAAATTTCGCTAGTGAGGACGCGGCGAGACTACTCATGCCTTTGTTTACGAGAATCTATTTGCCGTTTCCTGACACGAGGAATTCCCCTTGTCTCTCGCTCTGCGAAACTTTCCATCGGCTCTTTTAAAACGCGatattttttcaacaatatACAGGCAGCGAACCGTTAAAGGCGACGGTTTATCAAGCGAAAATCCTCTAAGCTCGCCGATTTCAACACGAAAATCGAGATCGCTCGTAAAACAgcacataaataaaatatcgcCGCGCGACTCTAATGACAAAGCGCGAGAGCGGGCGAGCGGTCACAGAGCTAATAATCTCTCAAAGCCCCCAGACGCGCGCGGTGTGCCATTGTGAAAGTAGCCCGAGCTGAGCAGCCGGCGATTTTTTGCATCGATCCGCCCGTTCTTCCAATTTTTTCCCGCGACGAGAATAAAACACGACGAGCTTGGGAGACGTAAAAATCTCTACTACGCGATTTTTTGCGCAACTCGCCGGAGTTTACtgctcgcttttttctctttcagcTCGAATCGCCTGCATCCGCGCGCGACTTTTCTCTTTTAGATCGGCACATCTCGCAGTCGCCGCGTAAACGCGATATAGAAAGCGAGCGGGCTAATCAGGGACTGAAATTCAGCTAGTCGGAGATGATGCTTACCGCTCGGAGATTGTATTCCGAATCCTTGAACTGCTTTCGGAACTCGAGACCGTGGTCCTCCTGGTCCCAGGCGATCTGCTCAAGACCCACCGCGTACCTCTGCATGTACTCGTAGGCGTCCAGCAGTGCCGTGTCGAGCTGCGGGAgcaaggaaaaaaagaagagattcGGATTAGCACAAAGCGATTAATAATAGAAGCAGACGCGAGAGATGGATAATATAACTCACCATGCGCACTTCCAGCTTATCGAGGAACTCCTTGTCCAGCTGCTGGCCGAGCTGTTTCGGTATCTGCTTCGGGCCGGGCAGCCAGTCGTAGTGGTTGTCTTTCCACGTCAAGTGCAGATCCGCGTAGTCCGTGTTGAACGTCCGCTTGAtctgtaattaaaaataacaccGGCCGTGAGCATACGCTTCTATACACAATACTTGTTTCTATTTCCACCGCTCGTCTGTGTGTTTGTGCTACATCAATCATGCATCGGAAGATTCGCGCATCGAAGGACGGAGACAGCGCGCAAAAAATCGGCTTATCTGCCGATGTTAAAGGTCCGGACCAaaaggccgccgccgccaccgctgcgGTTGCGTAAACGAGCCGGAACTGGAATATTATGTGTTTCCATCGCGTGCGTGTCCCTTTTTTGCCTCgccagaaaaaaaatcgtatacGTGGGAATCGATCATCGAATGAAGCGCGCGTTGATTCTAGAAATCGATGCGGTGCATCGCACTTCAAACCGCGCGGTCTTACTCAGCGATAAACGCGAGGGCCATTAGTGTGATGTAAAACGCAGGCGCGCGCGATGATTCAAGAGAGTTAAGGGGAGAGCTCGGCCGCGAAATGTTATACTCGGAAAAGCTCGCGCAAGTGAACAGTACAGTTTGATCTCGCTCAATTGGCCTCTATTGAACATCAGCGAGTGCAACGGACACCTATGCGCTCGGAATCAAAACAGAGCGTCGTCGTAGTCATTTCTTTTTCATTGAAACGGGAGAGATAGTCAGCTGAGCTTATCATTAGGCCGAGGAATGACGCCACGGCGATAATGGCTGTTGACACGGCCGAGCGAATACCTGCATCACGCGATGTTATATTATAATTGTCGCGCGCTGCTCGGCCACACACTCCCATGATCCGACAAAGGAAGCTTGAGAAGAACGCGTCTGGGAATGTAATTGCCCAACCTCTCCAATTAagccgtgagagagagagagagagagagagagagagagagagagagagagagagagagagagagagagagagagagagacagaggcgagcattgatttttatgaaaataaatccCCGCGCGTAGACCGCAGAGATCTTCAGAATCACACGTATACGCATGGCCGAAAATTTCATAACTACTAATAAGCGCGCGGTGccaaaggagagaaaaaaagtagtCGGCGGCGGCCGCCGAGGATCGCCGAGACGAGAGACTAATTGATTTTGGCGGGTCCATAGCTATACCTATACTTCCTGCCAACGCCGAGCCTTGATTTCGAGGCACCACCGGTTCGTTTTACGATCGTGTGTCCCTCTTCGAGAGCGATTTTTACGAGGTACGAAACGAGTATACGCGCAGCCGACAATGTCTCTATCCGAAGATTTTTCTCTATAACCTCACGATTAATTTCCACGGCTCGCGCGCTAACCCGCTATTAGCCGCGAAATTCGATTAAAAACTCGGCGACGCGCATTCATTAGTAGAATACGATgtctgcgcgtgtgtgtacagtCGCGAGAACACGAGTAGATCGACTCGTAAAACGGCGTTCGATTACCGATCGAAAACCGATCACCGCCGCGAAAGCAGTCCCTTTGAACTCTTGCGACGGCTCCTtcgtataatacacacactCGTACAAAGTCAGGCGCGAGGAGGTCTGAAAAATCGGTCGCGAAGCGAACGATCGAAAAAGCATCatcgctcgctctcggcgcATGTGAGGCCGAAAGCCGGCGAgaaaagaaggaggaggagtacGTCAGGAGGACTACGGCGTATCCGGTCGCGACGTCCCTTAGTATGCAAGCAACGCAATGTCGGTGTATgccgacggcggcggcggcggcgtctgCCCCGCTGCCGTCGGCTCTTTCTCTTACttctacacacacactcgcgcgcgcgcgactgcaAACGCCGATTCTGATTTATTGGGAGTAGCAGCTCTGCGCTCGGCCGATTATGTGGCTGTCACGTTGCGTGGCGTCATACTCGTCATAGATCGATCGAGCGGAAGCTCGCCGAAATCCGGCGCGCGGCGAATTAATCGATTCATCTTTACGCGCGTTACTCGTTTTGGCGCGATTTTGTCGCTTCTACGATATAACTTCTTACTTCTGCTGCTACACAAAGGCGAAGCAAAATCAATACAGCTTCCTGTGCTG is from Nasonia vitripennis strain AsymCx chromosome 1, Nvit_psr_1.1, whole genome shotgun sequence and encodes:
- the LOC100678690 gene encoding uncharacterized protein LOC100678690 isoform X2: MAQPLTPRSYFYKARTAARSIAREFAFINVRLGSLLVALLAISVQGAPTMTSEDRRLASVPKWTNPCGFAAEEFEGDIDVMQLNDETLLSNIVMQAKTALSYAQGFRDDYIKRTFNTDYADLHLTWKDNHYDWLPGPKQIPKQLGQQLDKEFLDKLEVRMLDTALLDAYEYMQRYAVGLEQIAWDQEDHGLEFRKQFKDSEYNLRAVLCELQMALAERGVVPRPDVSRDIMSREYRDMSVSATYRNLRDWLIFRDYMNGLEYIIEVFNQFVQGIRS
- the LOC100678690 gene encoding uncharacterized protein LOC100678690 isoform X3 codes for the protein MAQPLTPRSYFYKARTAARSIARLGSLLVALLAISVQGAPTMTSEDRRLASVPKWTNPCGFAAEEFEGDIDVMQLNDETLLSNIVMQAKTALSYAQGFRDDYIKRTFNTDYADLHLTWKDNHYDWLPGPKQIPKQLGQQLDKEFLDKLEVRMLDTALLDAYEYMQRYAVGLEQIAWDQEDHGLEFRKQFKDSEYNLRAVLCELQMALAERGVVPRPDVSRDIMSREYRDMSVSATYRNLRDWLIFRDYMNGLEYIIEVFNQFVQGIRS